One genomic segment of Protaetiibacter intestinalis includes these proteins:
- a CDS encoding amino acid ABC transporter permease: protein MGVLFDNLDLWGQALGNTLLLFLAGGAIALVLGTIVGAMRVSPVPIARAVGTIYVNIVRNTPLTLIFFFFAFGYPQLLPSPGFTVLAMWALGIYTATYVAEVIRAGINTVPVGQAEAARAIGLPFGQVMTLIVLPQAFRSVVPPMMSVFIALLKNTTVAAGFSVMELGVIRAYLSERGENALVVLLWVAAIFVVLVLLLSLLQRRLENSWRIAR from the coding sequence GTGGGCGTCCTCTTCGACAACCTCGACCTGTGGGGTCAGGCCCTCGGCAACACGCTGCTGCTCTTCCTCGCGGGCGGCGCCATCGCCCTCGTGCTCGGCACGATCGTCGGGGCTATGCGGGTCTCCCCCGTGCCGATCGCACGGGCCGTCGGCACGATCTACGTCAATATCGTGCGGAATACCCCGCTCACCCTCATCTTCTTCTTCTTCGCCTTCGGCTACCCCCAGCTGCTGCCGAGCCCCGGCTTCACGGTGCTCGCCATGTGGGCCCTCGGGATCTACACGGCCACCTACGTGGCGGAGGTCATCCGCGCGGGGATCAACACGGTGCCGGTCGGGCAGGCCGAGGCGGCCCGCGCGATCGGGCTGCCGTTCGGCCAGGTGATGACGCTCATCGTGCTGCCGCAGGCGTTCCGCTCGGTCGTGCCGCCCATGATGAGCGTGTTCATCGCGCTCCTGAAGAACACGACCGTCGCGGCCGGCTTCTCCGTCATGGAGCTCGGCGTCATCCGCGCCTACCTGAGCGAACGGGGCGAAAACGCCCTCGTGGTGCTGCTGTGGGTGGCCGCCATCTTCGTCGTCCTCGTGCTGCTGCTGAGCCTGCTGCAGAGACGGCTCGAGAACAGCTGGAGGATCGCACGATGA